From the genome of Trachemys scripta elegans isolate TJP31775 chromosome 2, CAS_Tse_1.0, whole genome shotgun sequence:
ATAAAAGCGTCAAAGCTAAAAACTCTGAACTGTGTATCATGAGAGTTAATAGGTAAAATATATATGTCTAATTTCTGCTGAAAACTAAAtgatttcattctgttttttagGGGTCTTTGTATCCAGTGTTGTTCTGGTCTTGCAACAGCGAGCACTTTTCAAGTTTTATATGATCAGCTCGGCATTTCTGCTAGCTGCAACCTCAGTATTGGTGAATTATTATGCTTCTTTGCACATAAACTTCTACAGTGCCTACTACACAGCAGCTTTTGGAATTCAGATCCTCCCTCATAAAGGACCCTCACTATGGATGGCACTTTCTATCCTTCAGCTTACCTTTGGGATTGGATATGTTACATTGTTAAACGTGCAGTCCATATATTCCCAACTAATCATACTGGATATATTGATTCCTATAATAGGCTTGATCATTGAATTACCTTTAAATATCAGACAgattttagtttttatttcagGCCTAATTCTGACATTATATACCACAATCAATTTAGTTATGAAAATTAAATGGTTCTATTATTCCACACGATACGTTTCTCTCCTTTTAAGGCATATGTATCGCATTTATGGATTACAGCTATTGATGGAAGATACGTGGAAAAGGATTCGTTTTCCAGCTGTACTGCGTGTGTTCTGGCTAACGAGACTTACAGCACAAGCAGTTGTGTTAACTTATGTTGTCAAGATGGCAGAAACTAATACAGAAGAGAAGTTCTACTTGATTTCTTGGGAAAACTGTTGGGAACTAGTTTGCAGTCTTATAATAAGTGGGTGTGATTCTACTTTAACTGTCTTAGGCATGAGTGCTGTAATTTCTTCAATAGCCCATTATTTGGGACTGGGTATTTTggcttttattggatcaactgaTGAAGATGACAAGAGGCTTGGTTTTGTAgcacctgttttattttttattttggctctGCAGACTGGCTTAAGTGGTCTAAAGCCAGAAGAGAGACTAGTTCGCCTAAGTCGAAACATGTGCCTTTTGTTAACTGCAGTCCTGCATTTTATCCATGGAATGACAGACCCTGTACTAATGTCTCTCAGTGCCTCCCATGTGTCGTCATTTCGCAGACACTTCCCTGTACTTCTTGTTTCAGCTTGCCTTTTTATTCTTCCAGTTCTGCTCAGTTATATCCTTTGGCACCACTATGCACTAAATACATGGCTTTTTGCAGTTACAGCATTCTGTGTGGAACTTTGCCTAAAAGTAATTGTTTCTATCACTGTTTATGTACTATTCATGATTGATGGCTACTATAATGTCCAATGGGAAAAGCTTGATGATTATGTCTACTATGTTCGTTCAACAGGCAATATTATTGAGTTTATATTTGGTGTAATCATGTTTGGAAATGGAGCTTATACCATGGTATTTGAATCAGGAAGTAAGATTCGGGCTTGCATGATGTGTCTTCATGCTTATTTCAACATCTACTTGCAAGCAAAGAATGGCTGGAAAACTTTTATAAATCGCAGGACAGCTGTTAAGAAAATAAACTCACTTCCTGAAGTAAAAGGAAGTCGGTTACATGAAATAGATGATATATGTGCAATCTGCTACCATGAGTTTACTACATCTGCTCGTATTACTCCATGCAATCATTACTTTCATGCACTTTGCCTTCGGAAATGGCTCTATATTCAAGACACTTGTCCAATGTGCCATCAAAAAGTATAtattgaagaaaaggaaaatgtaaatatCTCTAACAATGGGTTTGTTGCACCTAATGAAAATCCTGTAGAAGTTGCAGAAGAAGCTGCTGAAGCTGCACATGAAATAAATGAAGATAATGACAGTACcgacagtgatgatgattgtgtgGCAGAACACCAGAATGAGACTCTTAATGTTGATTCTGACTCCCTGGGTGACTAAAATCACTGAGGTATTTGTTTAAAATGGAGTTCAGCAACAGAATAAAAGTTTCACTTCATCATTGTATACTTAAGCACAACAATGGTATCTCAGTGTTGTCTGTGAATGGTTGTCATTTACTCTGGTGTGCTACTGTAAATATACCACTAATTATTTCTGGTCTCTTTCATGACCACCTTAAACTTGTGTACATTATTGTACATGGAATAAAATGTTTTCACATGTTTTTAAGACAAAGTTGGAGAAACACTTAATTGACATAGTGAGACATATAATCTATCTGCTGTGCCAAAGACTGCATATTAATAATTCTAGAACAATGGTTTTTGGGTGAGAGTTAAACTGTTGGAGAAATGAGACCTTCAGTATGCCTAGAAGACACAATTAGAGATGAAAAGTTTTGAACAGGAACTGGTATACCtataaatttaaaaacatcataGCTCAAAAGTTTTATAGCTATCTCAAAATAAAGTTCAGGTTTGTAGAAAACTTAAaagtacgtgtgtgtgtgtgtgtgtggaatagaAAAATGAAATTGTTATGTTTTCTGGAAAACTCTCAGAATCAAGATGTATGGTGGACAGGTGAACTTCACTAATATGAGACGGTACCATGCAAAATAGGAATTTTGCTTTTTGCAAACTTATTTTAATCTGATACAAAGTTAGAGTACTGGAAAAGATGAATCAATAGATGAACTGCTCCAGACTACCCTTAAAACTGATCCTAAAATGTTGTGAGGTAAGTAGAGCTGCGAAACTATACAAAAAGCAGACCACATTTGTTGAGGCCTTAGGTCAGCGGCCACCAGGAGCTTTTtatgcggccacagcctcctggccaATGATGGGGGGCAAAGCAGTGGACCCTACCCCCTTTGGCACCACAAACACCGGAGGAGTAGGCTTTAGGCCTGGGGTGGCAGGCAGCAGCTCCAGCCTTGCAGCAGTGGGTTCCATCCCCTGGAcatggggctttgggctccaggCCTAGGTTCCCCCCACATCACTCCTGGTCCCCAGTATGGCCTCTTACCCCTGTCACATAGCTGCAGGGTTCTGCTCCTTAGGCtcaccctggcccctgctgctttCCTACTCACCTCCctatccagggcttaatttgtcttCCAGCTTGCCAGAActgagtaagtctgttgtgaaaagtgatatttatatgttaatacacctctaccctgctataacgcagtaaagtagcgcttggggaggggggacgtggacgggctgcgcactccagcagatcaaagcaagttcgatataatgtaagattttttggctcccgaggacagcgttatatgggggtagaagTATATTACTTTTCACTGTCTCCCAGCTAGCTAACAAGCCTGCTGTTGTAAAAAGTGATAAACAttcaaatatcacttttcacagaaacagacttACAAGCtagcaaatctttaaaaaaa
Proteins encoded in this window:
- the RNF139 gene encoding E3 ubiquitin-protein ligase RNF139; this encodes MISFCFLGVFVSSVVLVLQQRALFKFYMISSAFLLAATSVLVNYYASLHINFYSAYYTAAFGIQILPHKGPSLWMALSILQLTFGIGYVTLLNVQSIYSQLIILDILIPIIGLIIELPLNIRQILVFISGLILTLYTTINLVMKIKWFYYSTRYVSLLLRHMYRIYGLQLLMEDTWKRIRFPAVLRVFWLTRLTAQAVVLTYVVKMAETNTEEKFYLISWENCWELVCSLIISGCDSTLTVLGMSAVISSIAHYLGLGILAFIGSTDEDDKRLGFVAPVLFFILALQTGLSGLKPEERLVRLSRNMCLLLTAVLHFIHGMTDPVLMSLSASHVSSFRRHFPVLLVSACLFILPVLLSYILWHHYALNTWLFAVTAFCVELCLKVIVSITVYVLFMIDGYYNVQWEKLDDYVYYVRSTGNIIEFIFGVIMFGNGAYTMVFESGSKIRACMMCLHAYFNIYLQAKNGWKTFINRRTAVKKINSLPEVKGSRLHEIDDICAICYHEFTTSARITPCNHYFHALCLRKWLYIQDTCPMCHQKVYIEEKENVNISNNGFVAPNENPVEVAEEAAEAAHEINEDNDSTDSDDDCVAEHQNETLNVDSDSLGD